A DNA window from Linepithema humile isolate Giens D197 chromosome 6, Lhum_UNIL_v1.0, whole genome shotgun sequence contains the following coding sequences:
- the LOC105673148 gene encoding uncharacterized protein, which translates to MDKNVFGRQINEQLLNDQSSYKIPRSVTTKNNDNNINNYRNIFLTMTGEISSHYIHRNNFLQNKRPNVSFVENTVDNDEQFISNMKKIIDKNYNMYNKENCSIRNFQGRLSKKKKSPFTDEDQNLMKRFKKSVDDNKTMSVFPQNIQQSVTITPVSNRNYSVRASIPQITSTFASHNKSLRNNTNQLLFHVTSKVQKNDQMVIPETTKSVTETEIEQFCYEIQYFTPPQEDN; encoded by the exons AtggataaaaatgtttttggcAGACAGATAAATGAACAACTACTCAATGATCAATCGAGTTACAAAATACCTCGATCTGTTACAACAAAGAATAAcgataataacattaataattatagaaatatttttctcactatgacag gAGAAATTAGTTCACATTACATACATCGAAACAATTTCTTACAAAACAAGAGGCCAAATGTTTCTTTTGTGGAGAACACAGTAGATAACGATGAACAGTTCATctcaaatatgaaaaaaataattgataaaaattataacat GTACAACAAAGAAAATTGCAGCATAAGAAATTTCCAAGGCAGattatcaaagaaaaagaaaagtccATTTACCGACGAAGATCAGAATCTAATGAAACGGTTTAAAAAATCTGTGGATGACAACAAAACTATGTCTGTATTTCCACAAAATATACAGCAATCTGTAACTATAACTCCTGTTAGCAATCGTAATTATTCAGTGAGAGCAAGTATCCCACAGATTACTTCAACTTTTGCATCGCATAATAAGAGTTTAAG aaacaaTACAAATCAATTACTGTTTCATGTAACTTCAAAGGTGCAGAAAAATGATCAAATGGTAATACCTGAAACTACAAAATCTGTCACCGAAACAGAAATCGAGCAATTCTGTTACGAAATACAGTACTTTACACCGCCCCAggaagataattaa